A part of Limihaloglobus sulfuriphilus genomic DNA contains:
- a CDS encoding L,D-transpeptidase family protein, producing MAARRYTTYKSRKKKTGNLKYFVIAILGIVAIFFFLPMFWGSDEQPESQPQPQPPAQPEFPEPPIRSRATLPGSSAAESRNEQPQNNTGEPAANAEKTDSSEETLQPDPKADKPLTEEQQIQKRINELMADANKDIETGRIIAARYKLSNLLYKQLDPHSEAAVKKHLEMLSDLWLFSGKTYEDDNLCTVYTVKSGDNLTRIGSIHNVPWEIIAELNGISRPESIRVGQKLKVPQGPFHAIINLSTMKMDLYLQQTYVKTYEIGSGEPGRETPTGMWIVKKGGKMIKPDWYDEEINKSFTAKDPEYPLGERWIELEGQSGNAVGRKGFAIHGTNEPETIGTQSSRGCIRMFNPDVIEVYRLLEPGRSQVQVVD from the coding sequence ATGGCAGCAAGAAGATACACAACATACAAATCCCGAAAGAAGAAAACCGGAAATCTAAAATACTTTGTCATAGCTATCCTGGGCATAGTAGCTATTTTTTTCTTTTTACCGATGTTCTGGGGCTCAGACGAGCAGCCCGAGTCCCAGCCGCAGCCCCAGCCGCCGGCACAGCCTGAATTTCCAGAGCCCCCTATCCGTTCCAGGGCGACTCTGCCGGGCTCTTCCGCCGCGGAAAGCCGGAACGAACAACCACAAAATAACACAGGCGAACCTGCCGCTAATGCCGAAAAAACCGACAGCAGCGAAGAGACCCTGCAGCCGGATCCAAAGGCCGACAAGCCGTTAACCGAAGAACAGCAGATTCAAAAACGAATCAATGAGCTGATGGCTGATGCCAACAAGGATATCGAAACCGGCAGAATTATCGCCGCCAGATACAAGCTCAGCAACCTGCTCTACAAGCAGCTTGACCCTCATTCAGAGGCCGCAGTCAAGAAACATCTCGAGATGCTCTCTGATCTATGGCTATTCAGCGGAAAGACTTATGAAGATGACAACCTGTGCACTGTCTATACCGTAAAATCCGGCGATAACCTTACACGCATCGGCTCAATACATAACGTGCCCTGGGAGATAATAGCCGAACTCAACGGCATCTCCAGGCCTGAAAGCATACGGGTCGGCCAGAAACTAAAAGTACCCCAGGGGCCGTTTCACGCTATAATCAACCTCTCAACTATGAAGATGGACCTTTATCTCCAGCAAACCTATGTCAAGACGTATGAGATAGGCTCCGGCGAACCCGGCCGCGAAACACCAACCGGAATGTGGATTGTCAAAAAAGGCGGCAAGATGATCAAGCCTGACTGGTACGACGAAGAGATAAACAAGAGTTTCACCGCCAAGGATCCGGAATACCCCCTTGGAGAAAGGTGGATCGAGCTGGAAGGCCAATCCGGCAACGCCGTCGGCCGCAAGGGATTCGCCATTCACGGCACAAACGAGCCGGAAACCATCGGCACACAAAGCAGCCGCGGCTGTATCCGCATGTTTAACCCCGACGTAATAGAGGTTTACAGACTCCTCGAACCGGGCCGCTCACAGGTACAGGTTGTTGACTGA
- a CDS encoding M28 family peptidase, with product MVLPRHLSLCLAVCAFVSATAFTEYNSEINTAIEEIRQANNFTAALDSYQDYLIGSSAAPDPLNIQRVSGTDYDRPGQMRGFYSDNGIWKPTQGHLDSRSFIYNTLGSMNLHSVSYQDVTADGYSNARNIIGRINGKDTSKAVVIGAHYDATAQRSSDSQRYNYGGSDNATGVAGVLEIARVLSQSKYEFDYCIEFVLFDTEESRDGWGVGSSHYAANSQDTIAGMASLDMIGYNHNAENTAKLFRKSSEYGGEFISVMESVIDDYQLGLNAKTGTSEWSDHNAFDIDNAGLLIEDVDGGFPPYNPYYHKYEDYIINENYDYNLSYEANIANGSVQMYNGIQYIDMQYAAEMTKLALGWAAYSANLTVVPEPAAILILGLGSLILRRRKSA from the coding sequence ATGGTTTTACCCAGACATCTATCACTTTGTCTTGCGGTGTGTGCATTTGTTTCAGCAACTGCTTTTACAGAGTATAATTCCGAGATCAACACGGCTATCGAAGAAATCAGGCAGGCAAATAATTTCACCGCTGCGCTGGACAGCTACCAGGATTACCTGATCGGCAGTTCAGCCGCACCCGACCCGCTCAATATTCAGCGTGTCAGCGGAACTGACTATGACCGGCCCGGCCAGATGAGAGGTTTTTATTCTGATAACGGTATCTGGAAACCCACCCAGGGACACCTTGATTCGCGGTCATTTATTTATAACACGCTCGGCAGCATGAACCTTCATTCTGTTTCATACCAGGATGTAACAGCGGATGGATATTCAAATGCCAGAAATATAATTGGACGTATCAACGGAAAAGATACCAGCAAAGCCGTGGTTATCGGGGCGCATTATGATGCAACAGCCCAAAGGAGCTCCGACTCACAGCGATACAATTACGGCGGAAGTGACAACGCAACTGGTGTAGCCGGAGTGCTCGAGATTGCACGTGTCCTGAGCCAGAGCAAATATGAGTTTGATTACTGCATTGAATTTGTCCTTTTCGATACTGAAGAATCAAGAGACGGCTGGGGCGTCGGTTCAAGCCATTATGCTGCCAACTCCCAGGACACTATTGCCGGCATGGCCTCTCTGGATATGATAGGCTACAATCATAACGCGGAAAATACGGCTAAACTCTTCAGGAAAAGCAGCGAATACGGTGGAGAATTCATCTCGGTCATGGAGTCGGTAATTGACGATTATCAACTTGGCTTAAACGCCAAAACCGGCACTTCAGAATGGAGCGATCATAATGCTTTCGATATTGATAACGCAGGCCTGCTAATCGAGGACGTGGACGGAGGATTCCCCCCGTACAACCCCTACTATCATAAATACGAGGATTATATAATAAACGAAAATTATGATTATAATCTAAGCTATGAAGCAAATATCGCAAACGGGTCAGTCCAGATGTATAACGGCATCCAATATATAGACATGCAATATGCCGCGGAAATGACAAAACTTGCATTGGGCTGGGCTGCCTATAGTGCAAATCTCACCGTAGTTCCGGAGCCTGCGGCAATACTGATTCTTGGTCTTGGAAGCCTAATACTTAGACGCAGAAAATCCGCCTAA
- a CDS encoding DUF6485 family protein: protein MECKKERNLKNCTCTYTSCGKRGVCCDCIQSHLAAKELPGCCFPPDVEKTYDRSFRAFAKAWNL from the coding sequence ATGGAATGCAAAAAAGAAAGAAATCTAAAAAACTGTACCTGCACATATACATCCTGCGGCAAACGGGGCGTTTGCTGTGATTGTATCCAGTCACACCTTGCCGCCAAAGAGCTGCCGGGCTGCTGTTTCCCACCGGACGTGGAAAAGACCTATGACCGCAGTTTCAGGGCCTTTGCTAAGGCGTGGAATCTGTAA
- a CDS encoding FAD:protein FMN transferase translates to MKNKSHTLKIVFTVLIIVFLLLIGTKKIKSHRSGQNPGSMTFSLLIMDTYARITAVGLNEVQQSECAAAVDSKLRELETKFSYYLPESELSRINSTAGTIDMHLSDEMFAVIYESIKMCRLTDGAFDVTIASIEDLWKQAHISGVKPAADKIAAARELTGCGALVLDPENKTLKFAAEGVKIDLGGIAKGYAIDQVYNILRRFGASGGIIDIGGDMRLFGRSELGKKWLVGIQDPQFAFENGPASVPETLKRLELSDVAVATSGHYRRFTTFGDERMSHIIDPRLAAGSDKTASVTILAASAMQADALATAVSVMGAEKGLDFVNSLDGVEAVIIENNSADILYSRGAKQFITD, encoded by the coding sequence ATGAAAAATAAATCGCATACTCTAAAAATTGTTTTTACCGTTCTGATAATAGTATTTTTACTTCTGATCGGCACAAAAAAAATCAAATCGCACCGAAGCGGACAGAATCCAGGCTCAATGACCTTCTCCCTGCTGATAATGGACACCTATGCGAGGATAACCGCTGTCGGGCTCAACGAGGTTCAACAGTCCGAATGCGCCGCGGCTGTTGATTCAAAATTACGGGAACTGGAAACGAAATTCAGCTACTATCTGCCCGAATCGGAGCTAAGCAGAATTAACAGCACCGCCGGCACAATCGATATGCACCTAAGCGATGAGATGTTCGCGGTCATCTATGAGTCTATAAAAATGTGCCGGCTCACCGATGGAGCTTTTGATGTAACTATAGCTTCCATAGAGGATTTATGGAAACAGGCACACATCTCCGGAGTAAAACCCGCAGCCGACAAGATCGCCGCGGCGAGAGAGCTGACCGGCTGCGGGGCATTAGTGCTGGATCCGGAAAATAAAACATTAAAATTCGCCGCAGAAGGCGTAAAAATAGACCTTGGCGGCATCGCAAAGGGATACGCCATAGACCAGGTATATAATATTCTCCGCAGATTCGGGGCTTCCGGCGGGATTATTGATATTGGCGGCGATATGAGGCTCTTCGGCCGCAGCGAGCTGGGCAAAAAATGGCTGGTAGGCATTCAGGATCCGCAATTCGCGTTCGAAAACGGGCCCGCCTCGGTGCCTGAGACACTGAAAAGGCTGGAGTTATCGGACGTTGCAGTCGCCACCAGCGGCCATTACAGGCGGTTTACAACTTTCGGTGATGAGCGTATGAGCCATATTATAGACCCCCGCCTTGCCGCCGGCTCTGACAAGACAGCAAGCGTTACAATACTCGCCGCGTCCGCAATGCAGGCCGACGCCCTGGCAACGGCGGTATCGGTCATGGGGGCAGAAAAGGGGCTCGATTTTGTCAACTCTCTGGACGGGGTAGAAGCTGTAATCATTGAAAACAACTCCGCGGATATTCTATACAGCCGCGGCGCAAAACAATTCATAACAGATTGA
- the ftsY gene encoding signal recognition particle-docking protein FtsY: MGVFSKTVGYLKDRLSKTRAKINSSLSSIIVLGRKIDDELIEELEETLISDDIGVETTDKIIDDLRIAYKKKEIQKTDDIIPFLKNRMKDYWPERDRQLNTAESGPTVILVAGVNGSGKTTSIAKLAFNLSSAGNNVIVAACDTFRAAAVDQLSIWSERIGVQIIKHKQGSDPAAVAFDACEAALARNADFLIVDTAGRLHTQQHLMKELEKIKSIIAKKIPGSPHEVILVVDGTTGQNAIAQAVNFTKSINVTGIFLAKLDGTARGGIVLAIKDQLDIPVKFVGLGEKPEDIAEFEPGEFVEALFGTK, encoded by the coding sequence ATGGGAGTATTCTCAAAAACCGTTGGATATTTAAAAGATAGATTAAGCAAAACCAGAGCGAAGATCAACAGCTCACTGTCCTCGATTATAGTGCTTGGACGGAAAATCGACGATGAGCTCATCGAAGAGCTTGAAGAAACGCTCATCAGCGATGATATCGGCGTGGAGACAACTGACAAAATCATAGATGATCTCCGCATCGCGTATAAGAAAAAAGAGATACAAAAGACCGACGATATCATCCCCTTCCTGAAAAACCGTATGAAAGATTACTGGCCAGAGCGGGACAGACAGCTCAATACGGCAGAATCCGGCCCGACAGTGATACTGGTAGCCGGCGTGAACGGCTCGGGCAAAACCACCAGCATCGCCAAACTCGCGTTCAACCTCAGCTCTGCCGGCAATAACGTTATTGTCGCGGCATGTGACACCTTCCGCGCGGCGGCAGTTGACCAGCTCTCTATCTGGTCCGAGCGGATTGGAGTGCAGATTATCAAGCACAAACAGGGCTCTGACCCGGCCGCGGTCGCTTTCGATGCCTGCGAGGCGGCTCTTGCCAGAAACGCCGATTTTCTGATAGTCGATACCGCCGGCCGCCTGCACACGCAGCAGCACCTCATGAAGGAGCTTGAAAAAATCAAATCCATTATAGCAAAGAAAATCCCCGGCTCGCCGCACGAGGTGATCCTCGTGGTGGACGGGACTACCGGCCAGAACGCCATCGCACAGGCGGTCAACTTCACAAAATCAATAAACGTTACCGGAATCTTCCTGGCAAAGCTCGACGGCACCGCACGCGGCGGCATCGTGCTGGCAATCAAAGACCAGCTCGATATACCCGTGAAATTTGTAGGCCTGGGAGAAAAACCCGAAGACATCGCCGAGTTTGAACCCGGTGAGTTCGTAGAAGCCCTCTTCGGTACAAAATAA
- a CDS encoding NACHT domain-containing protein, translating into MNKYIDLQLQERTKEFEKSVFLGNAISKNDVTILLGMPGSGKTSTLKKYEQDNEKNAEYITVKKLLKIQKDYKFNNKILLVDGLDEYRSISNDKTFVIQELAAELGKVGARQIVISCREMDWYGENDVKALKEEISGEIGIYKILPMGDEEKRNLAEIFNLNIAELTQKFGGTNLFDNPQMFCMLARIYNDSTNITINSKLDLYKEFFNNARETNEEYQHNNLNRISNEKFFEITGYLAAFYILSGRGKFTDDLIDEIESEPDGYSKSNIDIILKSKLFDNREFCHRTIAEYAFAHILKTERIDTGCQIDKERVKALFLHNKKIPTELRGTYAWLCCMTQDQFFYTVDPYYQAIHGDNSLFNCNLKEKIILAVKEHSKINPYFCQFYEGKPLAGFYEIGLDDFLISELKAAQEANSHYELFLLYILVDSSDCLSEKMVSYLTTKILSNKLNHPKYHIKAVIHKIEFLKKVLDGIRRGEIDDSSDSYKEQILKTLYPKHIGYSEIGKYVSLYNQEVIGYCFYLNDTPYDYKYEIVDDIYKNTYNEQLKKSVLPENVRDFVEHYFLETVLKYENGFDAQKIYDLFCHFQQYYLDYEGIQIARYKHRFEDMPGEDQVRFQRLANALFDLYVGNWINHEEDIVKLFRFDELFGYVSPTNQKDVFLKYLQYQDIALEKRNNLYRFYLGCISKSEQSQLDEARKIAKKYKLEDSFSNWFNPPKQEWEIERERKREERERKRREVKEKNEVAFREMTDHDVLADFGALHFIAMKCYFEHEPELDIERATFDRLKGLLGHIIYRKPISPEHTTLQSLAREATKANRAIDTVYHVSCVLNEEYRLGDIDDGLKEYLYVNCLIHRNTCNIAHGKFDDCIEKKQPIFAKTVLKDYLKLFIETYTPDLAFIEEYIDKEDELRVLKSLTTRFVVGKDSARELIIYRFVHIYNFNIKNDHLTRIVDSSKDNATVIAVKAITVIKEQKRSEFTIEMAIELYDLLKKSREEFKDKFNSLDRSVKLRLLDYMFLQFNTYRLIDFKGGIQTIRQQCATFLRQNSLNFLDLGELKELRKIHLENDIWKPLILHQISKLEQNEADVNYDAYEIEKIKNFMLSDAILSKSDFFMEMRKRISNIKKSIEGNRNNEKEFFYSSDGTSKNEESCRDVLLNILNLKYEKDVIATKEKYEAVNRVDINLKYKAELNFEIQIECKKDKNKDLYKGVKDQLIDKYILNKVEYGIYLVFYFGNRLNFKLMNTLLKKKIPNEYTDKVFIEIIDLRKN; encoded by the coding sequence ATGAATAAATATATAGATTTACAGCTTCAAGAGCGAACCAAAGAATTTGAGAAGAGTGTTTTTCTTGGTAATGCAATCAGCAAAAATGACGTTACAATCCTTTTGGGAATGCCCGGCAGCGGAAAAACGTCCACACTAAAAAAATATGAGCAGGACAATGAGAAAAACGCCGAGTACATAACAGTTAAGAAATTACTGAAAATTCAAAAGGATTACAAGTTTAATAATAAAATTCTATTGGTCGACGGACTTGACGAATATCGAAGTATTTCGAATGATAAGACTTTTGTGATACAAGAACTGGCAGCTGAATTAGGAAAGGTTGGTGCACGACAAATTGTTATATCCTGCAGAGAAATGGACTGGTATGGGGAAAACGATGTAAAGGCCTTAAAGGAAGAAATCAGCGGAGAAATTGGCATATATAAAATATTGCCGATGGGTGACGAAGAAAAAAGAAACTTAGCTGAAATATTTAATCTGAATATAGCTGAGTTAACTCAAAAATTTGGCGGCACTAACTTATTTGACAATCCCCAAATGTTTTGTATGCTAGCCCGAATTTATAATGATTCTACTAATATTACTATAAATTCCAAGTTAGATTTATACAAAGAATTTTTTAACAACGCTCGGGAAACAAACGAAGAATATCAGCATAACAATTTAAACCGTATCTCTAATGAAAAGTTCTTTGAAATTACTGGTTACTTGGCAGCTTTTTATATTTTATCTGGGCGAGGAAAATTTACAGATGATTTGATAGATGAAATAGAGAGTGAACCCGATGGTTATTCAAAGAGTAATATTGATATTATTCTTAAGTCAAAGCTATTTGACAACCGGGAGTTTTGCCATAGAACCATAGCTGAGTATGCGTTTGCCCACATCCTAAAAACTGAAAGAATTGATACCGGTTGTCAGATAGACAAAGAAAGGGTAAAAGCACTCTTTTTGCATAACAAAAAGATACCTACTGAGCTGAGGGGTACTTATGCGTGGCTTTGTTGTATGACGCAAGACCAATTTTTCTATACAGTAGACCCTTACTATCAAGCAATACATGGAGATAACTCGCTTTTTAATTGTAACCTGAAGGAAAAAATAATTCTTGCGGTTAAAGAACACTCTAAAATAAATCCATATTTCTGTCAATTTTACGAAGGCAAGCCGTTAGCAGGTTTTTATGAGATAGGGTTAGACGATTTTCTTATAAGTGAATTAAAAGCAGCACAAGAGGCAAACAGTCATTATGAGTTGTTTTTGCTTTACATACTTGTTGATTCATCAGATTGTTTAAGTGAAAAGATGGTAAGTTATTTAACAACGAAAATATTGAGTAATAAGCTTAACCATCCAAAATATCACATTAAAGCAGTTATTCATAAAATCGAATTTCTTAAGAAAGTTTTAGATGGTATAAGACGCGGGGAAATAGACGATAGCAGTGATTCTTATAAAGAGCAAATACTAAAAACGTTATATCCAAAACATATAGGCTATTCGGAGATTGGTAAATATGTCTCTTTATATAATCAAGAAGTAATAGGATACTGCTTTTATTTAAATGATACACCATATGATTATAAATATGAAATAGTTGATGATATTTACAAAAATACTTATAATGAGCAGTTAAAGAAATCAGTTTTACCAGAAAACGTCAGAGATTTTGTAGAGCATTATTTCCTGGAAACTGTTCTAAAATACGAGAATGGTTTTGACGCCCAGAAAATATATGACCTTTTTTGCCACTTTCAACAATACTATTTAGACTATGAAGGTATTCAAATAGCTCGATATAAGCACAGGTTTGAAGATATGCCCGGCGAGGACCAAGTAAGATTTCAACGGCTTGCCAATGCGCTTTTTGATTTGTACGTTGGTAATTGGATTAATCATGAAGAGGATATTGTGAAATTATTTCGTTTTGATGAATTATTTGGATATGTTTCTCCTACTAACCAGAAAGACGTATTCCTCAAGTATCTGCAATATCAGGACATTGCCTTAGAGAAGAGAAATAATTTATATCGTTTTTACCTTGGATGTATTTCAAAGAGTGAGCAGAGCCAGCTCGACGAAGCAAGAAAAATTGCTAAAAAGTATAAGCTTGAGGACTCCTTTAGTAATTGGTTTAATCCCCCAAAGCAGGAATGGGAAATTGAAAGAGAAAGAAAACGAGAAGAGAGAGAAAGAAAAAGAAGAGAAGTTAAAGAAAAAAATGAAGTTGCATTTCGAGAAATGACTGACCATGATGTTTTAGCTGATTTTGGGGCACTTCACTTTATTGCAATGAAATGCTATTTTGAACATGAACCCGAGTTAGATATAGAACGAGCGACTTTTGATCGGCTAAAAGGCTTACTTGGACATATTATTTATAGAAAACCTATTTCTCCAGAACATACAACTCTTCAAAGTTTAGCTCGTGAAGCTACTAAAGCTAACAGAGCGATTGACACCGTATATCATGTGTCATGTGTGTTGAATGAAGAATATAGACTGGGTGATATTGATGATGGATTAAAAGAATATCTTTATGTTAATTGTTTGATCCATAGAAATACATGTAATATTGCACATGGCAAGTTTGATGATTGTATAGAAAAAAAACAACCCATTTTTGCGAAAACTGTTTTAAAAGATTATCTTAAACTTTTTATCGAAACTTATACGCCTGATCTGGCTTTCATTGAAGAATATATCGATAAAGAGGATGAATTGAGAGTGTTAAAATCCTTGACAACTAGATTTGTTGTAGGTAAAGATTCAGCGAGAGAGCTAATTATATATCGTTTTGTCCATATTTATAATTTCAATATAAAAAATGATCATTTAACTAGAATAGTGGACAGTTCTAAAGATAATGCAACAGTAATCGCAGTGAAAGCTATTACAGTAATAAAAGAGCAAAAAAGAAGTGAATTTACAATCGAAATGGCAATAGAACTTTACGACTTGCTTAAGAAGAGTCGTGAGGAGTTTAAAGATAAGTTTAACTCATTGGACAGGTCTGTAAAATTAAGGCTTTTGGACTATATGTTCCTACAGTTCAACACTTATAGGCTAATTGACTTTAAAGGTGGAATACAAACAATAAGACAACAGTGTGCCACATTTCTGCGTCAAAATTCTCTTAATTTTTTAGACTTAGGAGAACTTAAAGAATTAAGAAAAATTCATTTAGAAAATGATATTTGGAAACCTCTAATCCTTCATCAAATAAGCAAGCTTGAGCAAAATGAAGCAGATGTTAACTACGATGCTTATGAAATCGAGAAAATCAAAAACTTTATGCTATCTGACGCCATATTGTCAAAGAGCGATTTCTTTATGGAAATGCGAAAACGCATTTCAAATATAAAAAAGTCGATAGAGGGAAACAGGAACAACGAAAAGGAATTCTTTTATAGCAGTGATGGAACCTCAAAGAATGAGGAATCATGTAGAGACGTTTTGCTTAATATTCTTAACTTAAAGTATGAAAAGGATGTAATAGCAACCAAAGAAAAATACGAAGCAGTCAATCGTGTTGATATCAATCTGAAATACAAAGCTGAATTGAATTTTGAAATTCAAATTGAATGTAAGAAAGATAAAAACAAAGACCTTTATAAAGGTGTCAAAGACCAACTTATTGATAAATATATTTTAAATAAAGTAGAATATGGAATTTATCTCGTGTTTTATTTTGGTAATCGATTGAATTTCAAATTGATGAATACATTACTCAAAAAGAAAATACCAAATGAGTATACTGACAAGGTGTTCATAGAAATAATTGATTTAAGAAAGAATTAA